One segment of Pseudoalteromonas rubra DNA contains the following:
- a CDS encoding MipA/OmpV family protein, translating into MNKTLSLISLAFMSFSTLADDQDQGIQWGIGAAIVSQDQGYTDVGNETILVPALAIQSGNFSLLGPRGSYKVWQQENIEFSVVGQLRLDGYEEADGDIFLGMEDRDMSFDFGFEGELDTEFGEFGFSFMHDVTSTHKGYEASVSYGVPFNVGDGRIVPYVSASYLSEDLVDYYYGVLPNEQRAGRMAYVGEATMNVEVGVSSDWFFGKNHMIKADLSYTAYGSEIEDSPLIDKSGAAQLLLGYVYVF; encoded by the coding sequence ATGAACAAAACACTTTCTTTGATTTCTCTGGCATTTATGAGCTTTTCTACTCTGGCTGACGATCAGGACCAAGGCATTCAATGGGGGATTGGCGCAGCAATTGTCTCTCAGGATCAGGGCTATACAGATGTTGGCAATGAGACCATTCTGGTGCCGGCTTTGGCCATTCAGTCTGGCAATTTTTCATTATTAGGACCGCGTGGCAGCTATAAAGTCTGGCAGCAAGAAAATATAGAGTTTTCGGTTGTGGGTCAGTTACGGCTGGATGGTTACGAAGAAGCCGATGGTGATATTTTCCTGGGAATGGAAGACAGGGACATGAGTTTCGACTTTGGGTTTGAAGGGGAGCTGGACACTGAGTTTGGCGAGTTTGGCTTTTCTTTTATGCACGATGTGACCAGCACCCATAAAGGGTATGAGGCTAGTGTAAGTTATGGCGTACCATTTAACGTAGGCGATGGCCGCATTGTGCCCTATGTGTCTGCCAGTTATCTGAGTGAAGATCTGGTTGACTATTACTATGGTGTTCTACCCAACGAGCAACGCGCCGGACGCATGGCTTATGTGGGCGAAGCAACCATGAATGTTGAGGTGGGTGTCTCCAGTGATTGGTTTTTTGGTAAAAACCATATGATTAAGGCTGATCTGAGCTATACCGCCTACGGCAGCGAGATCGAAGACTCTCCATTGATAGATAAATCTGGTGCTGCGCAACTATTGTTGGGGTATGTATATGTCTTCTAA